In a single window of the Ancylobacter polymorphus genome:
- a CDS encoding ABC transporter permease encodes MFARLARIWRLGIKELYSLKADPVLAGLILYTFTVAVYTVSAGAKFEVENAAVAVVDEDQSALSRQLRDALLQPFFKPPVVITADEVDAAMDSGRYVFVLTIPPKFEHDLIAGRDPALQLDIDATAMSQAGNGAAYIQNIMTQEVAAALAARSAVASSTGEAPVSVVIRPKFNANLTSAWFTAVMQVINNVTMLAVILSGAALIREREHGTIEHLLVMPVTPIEIMLAKIWANGLVIVVAATLSLLIVVERLLNVPVQGSVTLFVASMLVYQFSVTALGILVATVSTSMAQFGLIVMPILIVMNLLSGSTTPMESMPVWLQNVMQLSPSTHFVALSQAVLYRGAGLAVIWPNLLALAAIGAAFFGLAVLRFRKALQAAG; translated from the coding sequence ATGTTCGCCCGCCTTGCCCGCATCTGGCGCCTCGGCATCAAGGAACTCTACAGCCTCAAGGCCGACCCGGTGCTGGCGGGGCTGATCCTCTATACCTTTACCGTCGCGGTCTACACCGTCTCGGCCGGCGCCAAGTTCGAGGTGGAGAACGCCGCGGTGGCGGTGGTGGACGAGGACCAGAGCGCGCTGTCGCGCCAGCTGCGCGACGCGCTGCTGCAGCCTTTCTTCAAGCCGCCCGTCGTCATCACCGCCGATGAGGTCGATGCGGCGATGGATTCCGGGCGCTATGTCTTCGTACTCACCATCCCACCGAAATTCGAGCACGACCTTATCGCCGGCCGCGACCCCGCCTTGCAGCTCGACATCGACGCGACCGCCATGTCGCAGGCGGGCAATGGCGCCGCCTATATCCAGAACATCATGACGCAGGAAGTGGCCGCCGCGCTCGCCGCCCGCTCGGCCGTCGCCTCCTCCACGGGCGAGGCGCCGGTGAGCGTGGTGATCCGGCCGAAATTCAACGCCAACCTCACCTCCGCCTGGTTCACGGCGGTGATGCAGGTCATCAACAACGTCACCATGCTCGCCGTCATCCTCTCCGGCGCGGCGCTGATCCGCGAGCGCGAGCACGGCACGATCGAGCATCTGCTGGTCATGCCGGTGACGCCGATCGAGATCATGCTGGCGAAGATCTGGGCCAATGGCCTCGTCATCGTGGTGGCGGCGACGCTGTCGCTGCTCATCGTGGTCGAGCGGCTGCTCAACGTGCCGGTGCAGGGCTCGGTGACGCTGTTCGTCGCCTCCATGCTGGTCTACCAGTTCTCGGTGACGGCGCTCGGCATCTTGGTGGCGACGGTGTCGACCTCCATGGCGCAGTTCGGCCTCATCGTCATGCCGATCCTCATCGTCATGAACCTCTTGTCGGGCTCGACCACGCCGATGGAGAGCATGCCGGTCTGGCTGCAGAATGTGATGCAGCTCTCGCCCTCCACCCATTTCGTCGCGCTGTCGCAGGCGGTGCTTTATCGCGGCGCCGGGCTGGCGGTGATCTGGCCGAATCTGCTCGCGCTCGCCGCCATCGGCGCCGCCTTTTTCGGCCTCGCCGTGCTGCGCTTCCGCAAGGCATTGCAGGCGGCGGGGTAG
- the pyk gene encoding pyruvate kinase, protein MVSRRGRATKIVATLGPASSSPEMIKALYEAGVDVFRLNFSHGTQENHGRVLASVRALEKEVRRPIGVLADLQGPKLRLGRFENGFINLTAGSTIRFDTDPTPGNETRVSIPHPEILEALNEGSTVLLDDGKVRVRVVKKGAGFIEAEVVAGNKLSNNKGFNVPDVLLPVSALTDKDRADLFFALDLGVEWIALSFVQRPEDVIEAKELIQGRAQINLKLEKPLAVEHLTRLTELSDSIMVARGDLGVELSLPEIPALQKRVIRESRRLGKPVIVATQMLESMISAPVPTRAEVSDVATAVYDGADAVMLSAESAAGQYPVEAVAMMDQIIKQVERDPGYRAIIESQRPEQGHSVADAVTQAAYHAALSTNAAAICTYTLSGTTTLHAARERPRIPIIGIASQLSTARRLVMSYGVHVVHAPEEIHTFGEMAAKATQVTVDHGFATEGDLIAITAGVPFATPGTTNVLRLVTIDKTMAHRTPRPEESGDSMRPRAAAMKADDAVLRSAPVEPKAE, encoded by the coding sequence ATGGTTAGCAGGCGTGGACGCGCGACCAAAATCGTGGCGACGCTGGGTCCGGCATCTTCGAGCCCGGAGATGATCAAGGCGCTGTACGAGGCCGGGGTCGACGTGTTCCGGCTGAATTTCAGCCACGGCACGCAGGAAAACCATGGAAGGGTGCTCGCCTCTGTGCGCGCACTTGAGAAGGAAGTCCGCCGGCCGATCGGCGTGCTCGCCGACCTGCAGGGCCCGAAGCTGCGCCTCGGCCGCTTCGAGAATGGCTTCATCAACCTGACCGCCGGCTCGACCATCCGCTTCGACACCGACCCGACGCCGGGCAACGAGACCCGCGTCTCGATCCCGCATCCGGAAATTCTCGAAGCCCTCAATGAGGGCTCCACCGTGCTGCTCGACGACGGCAAGGTGCGCGTGCGCGTGGTGAAGAAGGGCGCCGGCTTTATCGAGGCCGAGGTGGTGGCCGGCAACAAGCTGTCCAACAACAAGGGCTTCAACGTCCCCGACGTGCTGCTCCCCGTCTCGGCCCTCACCGACAAGGACCGCGCCGACCTGTTCTTCGCCCTCGACCTCGGCGTTGAGTGGATCGCGCTCTCCTTCGTGCAGCGCCCCGAGGACGTGATCGAGGCCAAGGAACTGATCCAGGGCCGCGCCCAGATCAACCTGAAGCTGGAGAAGCCGCTGGCGGTCGAGCACCTCACCCGCCTCACCGAGCTGTCCGACAGCATCATGGTGGCGCGCGGCGATCTCGGCGTCGAGCTGTCGCTGCCGGAAATCCCGGCGCTGCAGAAGCGCGTGATCCGCGAATCCCGCCGCCTCGGCAAGCCGGTGATCGTGGCGACGCAGATGCTGGAATCCATGATCAGCGCGCCCGTGCCGACCCGCGCCGAGGTCTCCGACGTCGCCACCGCCGTCTATGACGGCGCCGACGCGGTGATGCTCTCGGCCGAGAGCGCCGCCGGCCAGTACCCGGTGGAAGCCGTGGCGATGATGGACCAGATCATCAAGCAGGTGGAGCGCGACCCCGGCTACCGCGCCATCATCGAATCGCAGCGCCCGGAGCAGGGCCATTCGGTGGCCGATGCGGTGACGCAGGCCGCCTATCACGCGGCGCTGTCGACCAATGCGGCGGCGATCTGCACCTATACGCTCTCCGGCACCACCACGCTGCACGCGGCGCGCGAGCGCCCACGCATCCCGATCATCGGAATCGCCAGCCAGCTCTCCACCGCCCGCCGGCTGGTGATGTCCTATGGCGTGCATGTCGTGCATGCGCCGGAGGAGATCCACACCTTCGGCGAGATGGCGGCCAAGGCGACGCAGGTGACGGTGGACCACGGCTTCGCGACGGAAGGCGACCTCATCGCCATCACCGCCGGCGTGCCCTTCGCCACCCCCGGCACCACCAATGTGCTGCGGCTCGTCACCATCGACAAGACGATGGCGCACCGCACCCCCCGCCCGGAAGAGAGCGGCGATTCCATGCGCCCGCGCGCCGCGGCGATGAAGGCGGACGACGCCGTGCTGCGCTCCGCCCCGGTGGAGCCGAAGGCGGAGTGA
- a CDS encoding TetR/AcrR family transcriptional regulator, translated as MRVTKAKVAEHRRAILETASRLFRERGIKDVGVAEIMQASGLTHGAFYGHFRSKADLADQACREACAEGIESWRHSADLTALLDRYLTPAHRDAPARGCALSALGAEVARQSPELQKSYAEGLEGFLAALERHMTEATPEERRRQALAVLCGMIGALTLARGVAEGDPALSAEILAAMRETLRAKFGA; from the coding sequence TTGCGGGTCACGAAAGCCAAGGTCGCCGAGCACAGAAGGGCGATTCTGGAAACCGCCTCGCGCCTGTTCCGCGAACGCGGCATCAAGGATGTCGGCGTCGCCGAGATCATGCAGGCGAGCGGCCTGACCCATGGCGCCTTCTATGGCCATTTCCGTTCCAAGGCCGACCTTGCCGACCAGGCCTGCCGCGAAGCCTGCGCGGAAGGCATCGAGAGTTGGCGGCACTCTGCGGATCTGACCGCGCTGCTCGACCGCTACCTCACCCCGGCGCATCGCGACGCCCCGGCGCGCGGCTGCGCCCTTTCCGCGCTCGGCGCCGAGGTCGCGCGCCAGTCGCCCGAGCTGCAGAAGAGCTATGCGGAAGGGCTGGAAGGCTTTCTCGCCGCGCTGGAGCGGCACATGACGGAGGCCACGCCCGAAGAGCGGCGGCGGCAGGCGCTGGCAGTGCTTTGCGGCATGATCGGCGCACTGACCCTGGCGCGCGGCGTGGCCGAGGGCGACCCGGCGCTTTCCGCCGAGATTCTCGCCGCCATGCGCGAGACGCTGCGGGCAAAGTTCGGCGCTTAA
- the rbbA gene encoding ribosome-associated ATPase/putative transporter RbbA, with amino-acid sequence MSGDAGTPVLALAGVTHRYGKTLALDGVDLAVPAGCMAGLIGPDGVGKSTLLGLAAGVTRLQEGRVSVLGGDMAARDWRRQAGGRIAFMPQGLGRNLYPTLSIAENLDFFGRLFGQGAAERAERIAELLAATGLAPFAARPAGKLSGGMKQKLGICAALIHDPDLVILDEPTTGIDPLSRRQFWELMARLRERRPSMSVIVATAYMEEAERFDWLAAMNAGRVLATGTPAEIRAQAGEATLERAFVALLPQAERAQDGPLPDLPRVVHDGEPAIEANGLTRRFGDFVAVDHVNFRIERGEIFGFLGSNGSGKSTTMKMLTGLLPASEGEAKLFGAPLAGGDMETRKRVGYMSQAFSLYGELTARQNLVLHAELFEIADREARVAEMERRFDLADVADMRPESLPLGIRQRLQLAVAVIHRPEILILDEPTSGVDPVARDGFWRTLIELSRQDGVTIFLSTHFMNEAERCDRISLMHAGRVLAVGTPEALKRERGMATLEEVFITVLEEAGMGRDAGAVELKERPATLAPVKRFDAGRLWAYARREALEIVRDPARLAFALIGPILLLFTFGYGISFDVEKLPYAAFDQDRSAQSRQVLESFEGSRYFETHAPISSIEELETRIKSGELKLAIEIPPNFGRDLLRERTPEIGVWLDGSMPFRAETTRGYVQGIAQSYLTDAQERSTGKASPSAAFTLEPRYRYNQAFKSVNAMVPNVIMLMLVLIPAIMSALGVVKEKETGSITNFQSTPVTRFEFLLGKQLPYVAIAFVSFLTMVVAAWLVFAVPVKGSFATLAFGSLVYVFSTTAFGLLVSSFVSSQVAAIFATAIVAIIPAVNFSGLLVPVSSLSGGARLMGLAFPSAWYQQVSVGTFTKALGFGALWHDIAMVFVLALVFIAGAMLALRKQGA; translated from the coding sequence ATGAGCGGGGATGCGGGCACGCCCGTCCTCGCGCTTGCCGGCGTCACCCATCGCTATGGCAAGACGCTGGCGCTGGACGGGGTGGACCTCGCCGTGCCGGCCGGCTGCATGGCTGGGCTGATCGGGCCGGACGGGGTGGGCAAATCGACCCTGCTCGGCCTCGCCGCAGGCGTCACCCGCCTGCAGGAGGGCCGCGTATCCGTGCTCGGCGGCGACATGGCGGCGCGCGACTGGCGCCGGCAGGCGGGCGGGCGCATCGCCTTCATGCCGCAGGGGCTGGGGCGCAATCTCTACCCGACCCTGTCCATCGCCGAGAATCTGGATTTCTTCGGCCGGCTGTTCGGCCAGGGCGCGGCGGAGCGTGCCGAGCGTATCGCCGAACTGCTCGCCGCCACCGGCCTCGCCCCCTTCGCCGCGCGCCCGGCCGGCAAGCTCTCCGGCGGCATGAAGCAGAAGCTCGGCATCTGTGCCGCGCTGATCCACGACCCCGATCTCGTCATTCTCGACGAGCCCACCACCGGCATCGACCCGCTGTCGCGCCGGCAGTTCTGGGAATTGATGGCGCGGCTGCGCGAGCGCCGCCCGTCGATGAGCGTCATTGTCGCCACCGCCTATATGGAGGAGGCGGAGCGCTTCGACTGGCTGGCGGCGATGAATGCCGGGCGGGTGCTCGCCACCGGGACGCCGGCCGAGATCCGCGCGCAGGCGGGGGAGGCGACGCTGGAGCGCGCCTTCGTCGCCCTGCTGCCGCAAGCCGAGCGGGCGCAGGACGGCCCGCTGCCGGACCTGCCGCGCGTCGTCCATGACGGCGAGCCGGCGATCGAGGCCAACGGGCTCACCCGCCGCTTCGGCGATTTCGTCGCCGTCGACCATGTGAATTTCCGCATCGAGCGCGGCGAGATCTTCGGCTTTCTCGGCTCCAACGGCTCGGGCAAGTCGACGACGATGAAGATGCTCACCGGCCTTCTGCCCGCCAGCGAGGGCGAGGCCAAGCTGTTCGGCGCCCCGCTCGCCGGCGGCGACATGGAAACGCGCAAGCGCGTCGGCTACATGTCGCAGGCCTTCTCGCTCTATGGCGAACTCACCGCGCGGCAGAATCTCGTGCTGCACGCCGAGCTGTTCGAGATCGCCGACCGCGAGGCGCGCGTCGCCGAGATGGAGCGGCGCTTCGACCTCGCCGACGTCGCCGATATGCGGCCCGAAAGCCTGCCGCTCGGCATCCGCCAGCGGCTGCAGCTCGCCGTGGCGGTGATCCATCGCCCGGAAATCCTCATCCTCGACGAGCCGACCTCCGGCGTCGATCCGGTGGCCCGCGACGGCTTCTGGCGCACGCTGATCGAGTTGTCGCGGCAGGACGGGGTGACGATCTTCCTCTCCACCCATTTCATGAACGAGGCCGAGCGCTGCGACCGCATCTCGCTGATGCATGCCGGCCGGGTGCTGGCGGTCGGCACGCCGGAGGCGCTGAAGCGCGAGCGTGGCATGGCGACGCTGGAAGAGGTGTTCATCACCGTGCTGGAAGAGGCCGGCATGGGGCGCGACGCCGGCGCAGTGGAGCTGAAGGAACGCCCGGCGACGCTGGCGCCGGTGAAGCGCTTCGACGCCGGCCGGCTCTGGGCCTATGCGCGGCGCGAGGCGCTGGAAATCGTGCGCGACCCCGCCCGCCTCGCCTTCGCGCTCATCGGCCCGATCCTGCTCCTGTTCACCTTCGGCTACGGCATCTCCTTCGATGTCGAGAAGCTGCCCTATGCCGCCTTCGACCAGGACCGCAGCGCCCAGAGCCGGCAGGTGCTGGAGAGCTTCGAGGGCTCGCGCTATTTCGAGACCCATGCGCCCATATCCTCGATCGAGGAGCTGGAAACGCGGATCAAAAGCGGGGAGCTCAAGCTCGCCATCGAAATCCCCCCGAATTTCGGCCGCGACCTGCTGCGCGAGCGCACGCCTGAAATCGGCGTCTGGCTCGACGGCTCCATGCCGTTCCGCGCCGAGACCACACGCGGCTATGTCCAGGGCATCGCCCAGAGCTATCTCACGGATGCGCAGGAGCGCAGCACGGGCAAGGCCAGCCCGTCCGCCGCCTTCACCCTGGAGCCGCGCTACCGCTACAATCAGGCGTTCAAGAGCGTGAACGCCATGGTGCCGAACGTCATCATGCTGATGCTGGTGCTGATCCCCGCCATCATGAGCGCGCTCGGCGTGGTGAAGGAGAAGGAAACCGGCTCCATCACCAATTTCCAGTCGACCCCGGTAACGCGGTTCGAATTCCTGCTCGGCAAGCAATTGCCCTATGTCGCCATCGCCTTTGTCAGCTTCCTCACCATGGTTGTGGCGGCGTGGCTGGTGTTCGCCGTGCCGGTGAAGGGCTCCTTCGCCACGCTGGCCTTCGGCTCGCTGGTCTATGTATTCTCCACCACCGCCTTCGGCCTGCTGGTATCGAGCTTCGTCAGCAGCCAGGTGGCGGCGATCTTCGCCACCGCCATCGTCGCCATCATTCCGGCGGTGAATTTCTCCGGCCTGCTGGTGCCGGTCTCCTCGCTGTCGGGCGGGGCGCGGCTGATGGGGCTGGCCTTTCCCTCGGCCTGGTATCAGCAGGTGAGCGTCGGCACCTTCACCAAGGCGCTCGGCTTCGGCGCGCTGTGGCACGACATCGCCATGGTGTTCGTGCTCGCGCTTGTCTTCATCGCCGGCGCCATGCTGGCGCTTCGCAAGCAGGGGGCGTGA
- a CDS encoding acyltransferase family protein, with amino-acid sequence MPPRPALVAPTVATPAAPAVVPSQRVLCLDGLRGVAACSVVAFHFFYAFTPAPFTDWGRTGFGPWDTPLAVLWNGHFAVALFFVLSGFVLAASAPRSAREAPALIGLRYLRLALPALVSSALAWAWLNGFPEAAREVQAMTGSRWFRWTYQPPIPPFDQALWEGGIGVFLTGTTRFNNPLWTMQAEFFGSVLIYGSYALLPGRARPPAMALGALVLAVLGQFSLAAFCGGALVYEFRHLLRDHKRGGALLGLLGLVLGATYPGHSSEGGLIPLLQSFLGVDGPRQIGAVMVLVALLITPPVRRLFESAPLQRLGALSFPLYLVHVPLIVAPACAFYARFGPLEPAALAGLFAATFLAALALATLFLVAVERPVLAGLRTLRARLRRRPAPG; translated from the coding sequence ATGCCGCCGCGCCCTGCCCTCGTCGCGCCCACCGTCGCCACGCCCGCCGCCCCCGCCGTAGTTCCCTCGCAAAGGGTGCTCTGCCTCGACGGGCTGCGCGGGGTCGCCGCCTGTTCGGTGGTGGCGTTCCATTTCTTCTACGCCTTCACCCCGGCGCCCTTCACCGATTGGGGTCGCACCGGCTTCGGCCCGTGGGACACGCCGCTGGCGGTGCTGTGGAACGGGCATTTCGCCGTCGCCCTGTTCTTCGTGCTGTCCGGCTTCGTGCTCGCCGCCTCGGCGCCGCGCAGCGCGCGCGAGGCGCCCGCGCTCATCGGCCTGCGCTATCTCAGGCTCGCCCTGCCCGCCCTCGTCTCCTCGGCGCTTGCCTGGGCGTGGCTGAACGGCTTTCCCGAGGCGGCGCGCGAGGTGCAGGCGATGACCGGCAGCCGCTGGTTCCGCTGGACCTATCAGCCGCCGATCCCGCCCTTCGATCAGGCGCTGTGGGAAGGCGGCATCGGCGTGTTTCTCACCGGCACGACGCGGTTCAACAACCCGCTCTGGACCATGCAAGCGGAGTTCTTCGGCTCGGTGCTGATCTATGGCTCCTATGCGCTGCTGCCCGGCCGGGCGCGCCCGCCCGCCATGGCGCTAGGGGCGCTGGTCCTCGCCGTGCTGGGGCAGTTTTCGCTCGCCGCCTTTTGCGGCGGCGCGCTGGTCTATGAGTTCCGACACCTCCTGCGCGACCATAAGCGGGGCGGCGCGCTCCTCGGCCTGCTCGGCCTCGTGCTCGGCGCCACCTATCCCGGCCATTCCAGTGAGGGCGGCCTCATTCCCCTGCTGCAATCCTTTCTCGGCGTCGACGGGCCCCGGCAGATCGGCGCGGTGATGGTGCTGGTGGCGCTGCTCATCACCCCGCCGGTGCGGCGCCTGTTCGAGAGCGCGCCCTTGCAGCGTCTCGGCGCACTCTCCTTCCCGCTCTATCTCGTGCATGTGCCGCTCATCGTCGCGCCAGCCTGCGCTTTCTATGCCCGCTTCGGCCCGCTGGAGCCGGCGGCGCTGGCCGGGCTGTTCGCGGCGACCTTCCTCGCCGCGCTCGCTCTGGCGACGCTGTTCCTCGTGGCGGTGGAACGGCCGGTGCTGGCCGGGCTGCGGACGCTGCGCGCCCGGCTGCGACGCCGCCCCGCGCCGGGCTGA
- a CDS encoding GFA family protein translates to MILTGGCNCGEVRYEIDGAPLRTGLCHCATCRKQSGSAFSFFAIWPRARVTLSGELACWQARAGGERFCPRCGSQLFCWEEGSDEIEVKLGTLDAPPSALVPSYELWTIRRENWLAPQQGAEQHAKDQPTPED, encoded by the coding sequence ATGATCCTGACCGGCGGCTGCAATTGCGGGGAGGTGCGCTATGAAATCGACGGCGCGCCGCTGCGCACCGGGCTGTGCCATTGCGCCACCTGCCGCAAACAGTCCGGCTCGGCCTTTTCCTTCTTCGCCATCTGGCCGCGCGCCCGCGTGACGCTGTCGGGCGAGCTCGCCTGCTGGCAGGCGCGGGCCGGCGGGGAGCGCTTCTGCCCGCGCTGCGGCTCGCAGCTGTTCTGCTGGGAAGAGGGCTCGGACGAGATCGAGGTCAAGCTCGGCACGCTGGACGCGCCGCCCTCCGCGCTGGTGCCGTCCTATGAACTGTGGACCATCCGCCGCGAGAACTGGCTGGCGCCGCAGCAGGGCGCGGAGCAGCACGCGAAGGACCAGCCGACGCCGGAGGACTGA
- a CDS encoding Re/Si-specific NAD(P)(+) transhydrogenase subunit alpha: MRIAILKEEARFEPRVAASADTVKRYIGLGAAVFVASGAGSASGIGDGEYEGAGATVVADNAAAVAGADVVLAVRRPEAAALKGANKGALVIAIADPHGHEAALTEIAGTGVSLFAMELMPRITRAQVMDVLSSQANLAGYRAVIDASAEFGRAFPMMMTAAGTVPAARVFIMGAGVAGLQAIATARRLGAVVSATDVRPAAKEQVESLGAKFIAVEDEEFKQAETSGGYAKAMSAEYQAKQAALTASHIAKQDIVITTALIPGRPAPKLVSADMVASMKPGSVIIDLAVERGGNVAGAVPGEVVTTANGVKIVGHLNVPGRLAATASQLYAKNLYAFVETLVDKGSKALSVKWDDELVKATLLTKDGAVVHPGFAPAPAAAEGASAA, translated from the coding sequence GTGCGCATCGCAATTTTGAAGGAAGAAGCGCGGTTCGAGCCGCGCGTGGCGGCCAGTGCCGACACGGTAAAGCGCTATATCGGTCTGGGTGCGGCGGTTTTTGTCGCCTCGGGGGCGGGGTCGGCGTCGGGGATTGGCGACGGGGAGTATGAGGGCGCGGGCGCAACCGTGGTGGCGGATAACGCTGCCGCCGTGGCGGGCGCGGATGTCGTGCTCGCGGTGCGCCGGCCGGAGGCCGCCGCGCTCAAGGGCGCCAACAAGGGCGCGTTGGTCATCGCCATCGCCGACCCGCATGGCCATGAGGCCGCGCTGACCGAGATCGCCGGCACCGGCGTGTCGCTGTTCGCCATGGAGCTGATGCCGCGCATCACCCGCGCGCAGGTGATGGACGTGCTGTCCTCCCAGGCGAACCTTGCCGGCTACCGCGCGGTGATCGACGCCTCCGCCGAGTTCGGCCGGGCCTTCCCGATGATGATGACGGCGGCCGGCACCGTGCCGGCGGCGCGCGTGTTCATCATGGGCGCGGGCGTGGCCGGGCTGCAGGCCATCGCCACGGCGCGGCGCCTCGGCGCGGTGGTCTCGGCCACCGATGTGCGCCCGGCGGCGAAGGAACAGGTCGAGAGCCTCGGCGCCAAGTTCATCGCCGTCGAGGACGAGGAGTTCAAGCAGGCGGAAACCTCCGGCGGCTACGCCAAGGCGATGTCGGCGGAGTACCAGGCCAAGCAGGCGGCGCTGACCGCCAGCCACATCGCCAAGCAGGACATCGTCATCACCACGGCGCTGATCCCCGGCCGCCCGGCGCCCAAGCTGGTGTCGGCCGACATGGTGGCGTCGATGAAGCCGGGCTCGGTCATCATCGACCTCGCGGTGGAGCGCGGCGGCAATGTCGCCGGTGCGGTGCCGGGCGAGGTGGTGACGACCGCCAATGGGGTGAAGATCGTCGGGCATCTGAACGTGCCGGGCCGTCTCGCCGCCACCGCCTCGCAGCTCTACGCCAAGAACCTCTACGCCTTCGTCGAGACGCTGGTGGACAAGGGGTCGAAGGCGCTCAGCGTGAAGTGGGACGACGAGCTGGTGAAGGCGACGCTGCTGACCAAGGACGGGGCGGTGGTGCATCCCGGTTTCGCGCCGGCGCCGGCCGCGGCCGAGGGCGCGTCGGCGGCGTGA